One window from the genome of Strix uralensis isolate ZFMK-TIS-50842 chromosome 22, bStrUra1, whole genome shotgun sequence encodes:
- the COPZ2 gene encoding coatomer subunit zeta-2 isoform X2 codes for MEPAGPEPSLYTVKALLILDSLGQRLLAKYYDSTFPTAKEQAAFERSIFLKTHRAGGEVACLEGLTVVYRSSVDLFFYVVGGCQENELMLSAVLACLLDTLGHLLRVILESDPQQVIQRLSLRAPEPAAYGFVLFDYLAGGSERRDTGGHE; via the exons ATGGAGCCCGCGGGACCG gagcCCTCCCTGTACACCGTGAAGGCGCTGCTCATCCTGGACAGCCTCGGGCAGCGTCTCCTGGCCAAG TACTACGACAGCACCTTCCCCACGGCCAAGGAGCAGGCGGCCTTCGAGAGGAGCATCTTCCTCAAGACCCACCGGGCAGGTG GTGAGGTGGCCTGTCTGGAAGGACTCACCGTCGTCTACCGGAGCAGCGTCGACCTTTTCTTCTACGTGGTGGGGGGCTGCCAGGAGAATGAG CTGATGCTGTCGGCCGTGCTCGCCTGCCTCCTCGACACCCTCGGCCACCTCCTGCG GGTGATCCTGGAGAGCGACCCTCAGCAAGTGATCCAGCGGCTGAGCCTGCGG GCCCCGGAGCCGGCAGCGTACGGCTTCGTCCTCTTCGACTACCTGGCAGGTGGCTCGGAGCGGAGGGACACTGGTGGCCATGAATAG
- the COPZ2 gene encoding coatomer subunit zeta-2 isoform X1: MEPAGPEPSLYTVKALLILDSLGQRLLAKYYDSTFPTAKEQAAFERSIFLKTHRAGGEVACLEGLTVVYRSSVDLFFYVVGGCQENELMLSAVLACLLDTLGHLLRREVEKRWLLDNMEGTFLVVDEIVDGGVILESDPQQVIQRLSLRAPEPAAYGFVLFDYLAGGSERRDTGGHE; encoded by the exons ATGGAGCCCGCGGGACCG gagcCCTCCCTGTACACCGTGAAGGCGCTGCTCATCCTGGACAGCCTCGGGCAGCGTCTCCTGGCCAAG TACTACGACAGCACCTTCCCCACGGCCAAGGAGCAGGCGGCCTTCGAGAGGAGCATCTTCCTCAAGACCCACCGGGCAGGTG GTGAGGTGGCCTGTCTGGAAGGACTCACCGTCGTCTACCGGAGCAGCGTCGACCTTTTCTTCTACGTGGTGGGGGGCTGCCAGGAGAATGAG CTGATGCTGTCGGCCGTGCTCGCCTGCCTCCTCGACACCCTCGGCCACCTCCTGCG GAGGGAGGTGGAGAAGCGCTGGCTGCTGGACAACATGGAGGGGACCTTCCTGGTGGTGGATGAGATCGTGGATGGGGG GGTGATCCTGGAGAGCGACCCTCAGCAAGTGATCCAGCGGCTGAGCCTGCGG GCCCCGGAGCCGGCAGCGTACGGCTTCGTCCTCTTCGACTACCTGGCAGGTGGCTCGGAGCGGAGGGACACTGGTGGCCATGAATAG